One part of the Magallana gigas chromosome 5, xbMagGiga1.1, whole genome shotgun sequence genome encodes these proteins:
- the LOC105338255 gene encoding abl interactor 2 isoform X4, with protein MAELTQLMDQEIPDGRQHLQDSYKNLEKVAQYCRDNYVQATDKRAALEETKNYTTHSLASVAYQINSLATNFLKLLDLQQSQLAEMESGVNYLAQTVNIHKEKVARREIGVLTTNRSSTRPTGVKNGIIFPEQAEKPTKYQRKPIDYASLDELGHGVRVQEPGLMLKGSTKPARSPSISSSSSSQAPTSHPPTPPMNRAGGTMGRNAGSHYRTPAPPVAPPSVPSVPSQYGPGPNSYTVQTTGLPGQSRSSTRGSNYGQMMAPSMAPPPAPAPPPPVGMATPMSHPGRMSQSAVASPPLPPPPQDNQQYPPYLEHPLPPPEFIDDGDDIGYRQEEDPYAATGPNFALPDWVPEHYLEKVIAIYDYNAEKEDELSFFENSVIYVLKKNDDGWYEGVLNGLTGLFPGNYVEPCM; from the exons ATGGCTGAATTAACTCAGCTTATGGATCAAGAGATCCCTGATGGACGCCAGCATCTTCAAGATAGTTACAAAAATCTGGAGAAAGTAGCTCAGTATTGTCGGGATAATTATGTTCAG GCTACAGACAAGCGTGCTGCTTTGGAGGAAACCAAGAACTACACCACACACTCTCTGGCCAGTGTAGCCTACCAGATCAACAGTTTGGCCACTAACTTCCTCAAGCTGCTTGACCTTCAGCAGAGTCAGCTGGCAGAAATGGAATCAGGAGTCAACTACTTGGCACAG ACAGTAAATATTCACAAAGAGAAGGTGGCAAGGAGAGAAATCGGTGTCCTGACAACCAACAGGAGCTCAACCAGGCCGACTGGAGTCAAGAATGGCATCATCTTTCCAGAGCAAGCAGAGAAACCCACAAAATACCAGCGCAAACCCATAGATTACGCCAGTCTGGATGAATTAGGTCACGGGGTCAGG GTACAAGAACCGGGTTTAATGCTCAAG GGTAGTACCAAACCTGCTCGAAGCCCCTCTATCAGTAGCAGCTCATCCTCCCAGGCTCCGACGTCGCATCCCCCCACACCCCCAATGAACCGGGCTGGGGGCACCATGGGGAGGAATGCTGGAAGTCACTACAGAACCCCTGCCCCtcctgtggccccaccctcagtcCCCTCGGTCCCCTCACAGTACGGACCTGGACCTAATAGTTACACTGTTCAGACCACAGGGctaccag GTCAGTCTCGATCTTCGACAAGAGGAAGTAATTATGGTCAGATGATGGCGCCTTCCATGGCCCCACCCCCTGCTCCTGCTCCACCCCCACCGGTAGGAATGGCCACGCCCATGTCACACCCTGGTCGAATGTCACAGTCCGCTGTCG CCTCACCCCCTCTGCCTCCACCCCCACAGGACAACCAACAGTATCCACCCTATCTGGAGCACCCCCTCCCACCCCCAGAGTTCATAGACGACGGTGATGACATTGGATACCGCCAGGAGGAGGACCCCTACGCTGCCACTGGACCAAACTTTGCCCTGCCTGATTGGGTACCTGAACATTACCTGGAGAAAG TTATAGCAATTTATGACTATAATGCCGAAAAAGAGGATGAACTCTCTTTCTTTGAGAATTCCGTTATCTACGTCTTGAAGAAAAACGACGATGGCTGGTATGAAGGAGTGTTGAATGGACTCACGGGACTGTTTCCTGGAAACTATGTTGAACCCTGCATGTGA
- the LOC105338255 gene encoding abl interactor 2 isoform X1 has product MAELTQLMDQEIPDGRQHLQDSYKNLEKVAQYCRDNYVQATDKRAALEETKNYTTHSLASVAYQINSLATNFLKLLDLQQSQLAEMESGVNYLAQTVNIHKEKVARREIGVLTTNRSSTRPTGVKNGIIFPEQAEKPTKYQRKPIDYASLDELGHGVRVQEPGLMLKGSTKPARSPSISSSSSSQAPTSHPPTPPMNRAGGTMGRNAGSHYRTPAPPVAPPSVPSVPSQYGPGPNSYTVQTTGLPGQSRSSTRGSNYGQMMAPSMAPPPAPAPPPPVGMATPMSHPGRMSQSAVDNLPPPPSPEVQQGVEVPNGILEASPPLPPPPQDNQQYPPYLEHPLPPPEFIDDGDDIGYRQEEDPYAATGPNFALPDWVPEHYLEKVIAIYDYNAEKEDELSFFENSVIYVLKKNDDGWYEGVLNGLTGLFPGNYVEPCM; this is encoded by the exons ATGGCTGAATTAACTCAGCTTATGGATCAAGAGATCCCTGATGGACGCCAGCATCTTCAAGATAGTTACAAAAATCTGGAGAAAGTAGCTCAGTATTGTCGGGATAATTATGTTCAG GCTACAGACAAGCGTGCTGCTTTGGAGGAAACCAAGAACTACACCACACACTCTCTGGCCAGTGTAGCCTACCAGATCAACAGTTTGGCCACTAACTTCCTCAAGCTGCTTGACCTTCAGCAGAGTCAGCTGGCAGAAATGGAATCAGGAGTCAACTACTTGGCACAG ACAGTAAATATTCACAAAGAGAAGGTGGCAAGGAGAGAAATCGGTGTCCTGACAACCAACAGGAGCTCAACCAGGCCGACTGGAGTCAAGAATGGCATCATCTTTCCAGAGCAAGCAGAGAAACCCACAAAATACCAGCGCAAACCCATAGATTACGCCAGTCTGGATGAATTAGGTCACGGGGTCAGG GTACAAGAACCGGGTTTAATGCTCAAG GGTAGTACCAAACCTGCTCGAAGCCCCTCTATCAGTAGCAGCTCATCCTCCCAGGCTCCGACGTCGCATCCCCCCACACCCCCAATGAACCGGGCTGGGGGCACCATGGGGAGGAATGCTGGAAGTCACTACAGAACCCCTGCCCCtcctgtggccccaccctcagtcCCCTCGGTCCCCTCACAGTACGGACCTGGACCTAATAGTTACACTGTTCAGACCACAGGGctaccag GTCAGTCTCGATCTTCGACAAGAGGAAGTAATTATGGTCAGATGATGGCGCCTTCCATGGCCCCACCCCCTGCTCCTGCTCCACCCCCACCGGTAGGAATGGCCACGCCCATGTCACACCCTGGTCGAATGTCACAGTCCGCTGTCG ACAACTTACCGCCACCCCCCTCACCCGAGGTTCAGCAAGGAGTGGAAGTGCCCAATGGTATTCTGGAAG CCTCACCCCCTCTGCCTCCACCCCCACAGGACAACCAACAGTATCCACCCTATCTGGAGCACCCCCTCCCACCCCCAGAGTTCATAGACGACGGTGATGACATTGGATACCGCCAGGAGGAGGACCCCTACGCTGCCACTGGACCAAACTTTGCCCTGCCTGATTGGGTACCTGAACATTACCTGGAGAAAG TTATAGCAATTTATGACTATAATGCCGAAAAAGAGGATGAACTCTCTTTCTTTGAGAATTCCGTTATCTACGTCTTGAAGAAAAACGACGATGGCTGGTATGAAGGAGTGTTGAATGGACTCACGGGACTGTTTCCTGGAAACTATGTTGAACCCTGCATGTGA
- the LOC105338255 gene encoding abl interactor 2 isoform X2: MAELTQLMDQEIPDGRQHLQDSYKNLEKVAQYCRDNYVQATDKRAALEETKNYTTHSLASVAYQINSLATNFLKLLDLQQSQLAEMESGVNYLAQTVNIHKEKVARREIGVLTTNRSSTRPTGVKNGIIFPEQAEKPTKYQRKPIDYASLDELGHGVRVQEPGLMLKGSTKPARSPSISSSSSSQAPTSHPPTPPMNRAGGTMGRNAGSHYRTPAPPVAPPSVPSVPSQYGPGPNSYTVQTTGLPGQSRSSTRGSNYGQMMAPSMAPPPAPAPPPPVGMATPMSHPGRMSQSAVDNLPPPPSPEVQQGVEVPNASPPLPPPPQDNQQYPPYLEHPLPPPEFIDDGDDIGYRQEEDPYAATGPNFALPDWVPEHYLEKVIAIYDYNAEKEDELSFFENSVIYVLKKNDDGWYEGVLNGLTGLFPGNYVEPCM, encoded by the exons ATGGCTGAATTAACTCAGCTTATGGATCAAGAGATCCCTGATGGACGCCAGCATCTTCAAGATAGTTACAAAAATCTGGAGAAAGTAGCTCAGTATTGTCGGGATAATTATGTTCAG GCTACAGACAAGCGTGCTGCTTTGGAGGAAACCAAGAACTACACCACACACTCTCTGGCCAGTGTAGCCTACCAGATCAACAGTTTGGCCACTAACTTCCTCAAGCTGCTTGACCTTCAGCAGAGTCAGCTGGCAGAAATGGAATCAGGAGTCAACTACTTGGCACAG ACAGTAAATATTCACAAAGAGAAGGTGGCAAGGAGAGAAATCGGTGTCCTGACAACCAACAGGAGCTCAACCAGGCCGACTGGAGTCAAGAATGGCATCATCTTTCCAGAGCAAGCAGAGAAACCCACAAAATACCAGCGCAAACCCATAGATTACGCCAGTCTGGATGAATTAGGTCACGGGGTCAGG GTACAAGAACCGGGTTTAATGCTCAAG GGTAGTACCAAACCTGCTCGAAGCCCCTCTATCAGTAGCAGCTCATCCTCCCAGGCTCCGACGTCGCATCCCCCCACACCCCCAATGAACCGGGCTGGGGGCACCATGGGGAGGAATGCTGGAAGTCACTACAGAACCCCTGCCCCtcctgtggccccaccctcagtcCCCTCGGTCCCCTCACAGTACGGACCTGGACCTAATAGTTACACTGTTCAGACCACAGGGctaccag GTCAGTCTCGATCTTCGACAAGAGGAAGTAATTATGGTCAGATGATGGCGCCTTCCATGGCCCCACCCCCTGCTCCTGCTCCACCCCCACCGGTAGGAATGGCCACGCCCATGTCACACCCTGGTCGAATGTCACAGTCCGCTGTCG ACAACTTACCGCCACCCCCCTCACCCGAGGTTCAGCAAGGAGTGGAAGTGCCCAATG CCTCACCCCCTCTGCCTCCACCCCCACAGGACAACCAACAGTATCCACCCTATCTGGAGCACCCCCTCCCACCCCCAGAGTTCATAGACGACGGTGATGACATTGGATACCGCCAGGAGGAGGACCCCTACGCTGCCACTGGACCAAACTTTGCCCTGCCTGATTGGGTACCTGAACATTACCTGGAGAAAG TTATAGCAATTTATGACTATAATGCCGAAAAAGAGGATGAACTCTCTTTCTTTGAGAATTCCGTTATCTACGTCTTGAAGAAAAACGACGATGGCTGGTATGAAGGAGTGTTGAATGGACTCACGGGACTGTTTCCTGGAAACTATGTTGAACCCTGCATGTGA
- the LOC105338255 gene encoding abl interactor 2 isoform X3 — protein sequence MAELTQLMDQEIPDGRQHLQDSYKNLEKVAQYCRDNYVQATDKRAALEETKNYTTHSLASVAYQINSLATNFLKLLDLQQSQLAEMESGVNYLAQTVNIHKEKVARREIGVLTTNRSSTRPTGVKNGIIFPEQAEKPTKYQRKPIDYASLDELGHGVRGSTKPARSPSISSSSSSQAPTSHPPTPPMNRAGGTMGRNAGSHYRTPAPPVAPPSVPSVPSQYGPGPNSYTVQTTGLPGQSRSSTRGSNYGQMMAPSMAPPPAPAPPPPVGMATPMSHPGRMSQSAVDNLPPPPSPEVQQGVEVPNGILEASPPLPPPPQDNQQYPPYLEHPLPPPEFIDDGDDIGYRQEEDPYAATGPNFALPDWVPEHYLEKVIAIYDYNAEKEDELSFFENSVIYVLKKNDDGWYEGVLNGLTGLFPGNYVEPCM from the exons ATGGCTGAATTAACTCAGCTTATGGATCAAGAGATCCCTGATGGACGCCAGCATCTTCAAGATAGTTACAAAAATCTGGAGAAAGTAGCTCAGTATTGTCGGGATAATTATGTTCAG GCTACAGACAAGCGTGCTGCTTTGGAGGAAACCAAGAACTACACCACACACTCTCTGGCCAGTGTAGCCTACCAGATCAACAGTTTGGCCACTAACTTCCTCAAGCTGCTTGACCTTCAGCAGAGTCAGCTGGCAGAAATGGAATCAGGAGTCAACTACTTGGCACAG ACAGTAAATATTCACAAAGAGAAGGTGGCAAGGAGAGAAATCGGTGTCCTGACAACCAACAGGAGCTCAACCAGGCCGACTGGAGTCAAGAATGGCATCATCTTTCCAGAGCAAGCAGAGAAACCCACAAAATACCAGCGCAAACCCATAGATTACGCCAGTCTGGATGAATTAGGTCACGGGGTCAGG GGTAGTACCAAACCTGCTCGAAGCCCCTCTATCAGTAGCAGCTCATCCTCCCAGGCTCCGACGTCGCATCCCCCCACACCCCCAATGAACCGGGCTGGGGGCACCATGGGGAGGAATGCTGGAAGTCACTACAGAACCCCTGCCCCtcctgtggccccaccctcagtcCCCTCGGTCCCCTCACAGTACGGACCTGGACCTAATAGTTACACTGTTCAGACCACAGGGctaccag GTCAGTCTCGATCTTCGACAAGAGGAAGTAATTATGGTCAGATGATGGCGCCTTCCATGGCCCCACCCCCTGCTCCTGCTCCACCCCCACCGGTAGGAATGGCCACGCCCATGTCACACCCTGGTCGAATGTCACAGTCCGCTGTCG ACAACTTACCGCCACCCCCCTCACCCGAGGTTCAGCAAGGAGTGGAAGTGCCCAATGGTATTCTGGAAG CCTCACCCCCTCTGCCTCCACCCCCACAGGACAACCAACAGTATCCACCCTATCTGGAGCACCCCCTCCCACCCCCAGAGTTCATAGACGACGGTGATGACATTGGATACCGCCAGGAGGAGGACCCCTACGCTGCCACTGGACCAAACTTTGCCCTGCCTGATTGGGTACCTGAACATTACCTGGAGAAAG TTATAGCAATTTATGACTATAATGCCGAAAAAGAGGATGAACTCTCTTTCTTTGAGAATTCCGTTATCTACGTCTTGAAGAAAAACGACGATGGCTGGTATGAAGGAGTGTTGAATGGACTCACGGGACTGTTTCCTGGAAACTATGTTGAACCCTGCATGTGA
- the LOC105338254 gene encoding PP2C-like domain-containing protein CG9801 encodes MTNFGSETWFGKSSQDVPLLGLDEFSDEVFASYTGPEDGLGFVFRDTSSNRVPSNTYIEAAGVKNWNIKDQRAYGICMSLYEQHPVNGKMSGDPIADAFALCARKNNCLLLIADGVNWGEKSRLAARCALYGAMKYVNRKLFQDRQQPQNTQEALVLLRQAFDAAHATILEREGGLTTMCACMVCPVKNSQQFAICCVNVGDSYCYIFSHRFGIRELTIGSHDITSERDIRDAGGAIGPVCGNDPELQNLTCSLSFCEPGDIVFLTTDGISDNFDPVVTKSALPKKINDANSNELSPSSENSGKPEMEPSERHLYAMKQMERVVYEFELVTEEQCSAQELCGALVQHVLALTDAKRKILENPQLYVRRKLTMKEKEKRDSDIVNQMAKAPGKLDHASIVAFEVGVMKRDEKEMENIPLIETVQELDSVSESDECPSTSVTLSPTPKKKSSRPRKLFARIKNLSVNTTNGHTSSSLVTSPKSASVSPKKFSFKRPRSRTAEAMSPGSPEPVSPPEIPSPSLVSPFNPFPVPAPRRKHRQSSHESSV; translated from the exons ATGACAAATTTTGGAAGTGAGACTTGGTTTGGAAAATCATCACAGGATGTGCCGTTACTGGGCCTGGATGAGTTCAGCGATGAGGTGTTTGCTAGCTACACTGGTCCCGAGGATGGACTCGGATTTGTCTTCAGAGACACTa GCAGCAACAGGGTACCATCTAATACATACATAGAGGCAGCAGGTGTGAAGAACTGGAATATAAAGGACCAGAGAGCTTATGGGATTTGCATGTCTCTCTATGAGCAGCATCCAGTCAATGGCAAGATGTCAG GGGATCCTATTGCTGATGCTTTTGCATTGTGTGCAAGGAAAAATAACTGTTTATTGCTGATAGCGGATGGTGTAAACTGGGGGGAGAAGTCTCGACTGGCAGCTAGGTGTGCCCTGTATGGGGCCATGAAGTACGTCAACCGGAAACTCTTCCAGGATCGCCAACAGCCACAAAACACACAG GAGGCTCTTGTGCTTTTAAGACAGGCTTTTGATGCAGCCCATGCCACCATTTTAGAAAGGGAAGGGGGCCTAACAACCATGTGTGCCTGCATGGTCTGTCCAGTGAAAAATTCCCAGCAGTTTGCCATCTGCTGTGTAAATGTAGGGGACAGTTACTGTTACATATTCAGCCATCGCTTTGGTATCAGGGAGTTGACAATCGGTTCACACGATATTACCTCAGAGCGGGATATTCGAGACGCAGGTGGTGCAATAGGACCAGTGTGTGGTAACGATCCGGAGCTCCAGAATCTAACATGCTCACTGTCTTTCTGTGAACCAGGTGATATTGTGTTTCTGACTACAGATGGCATATCAGATAATTTCGACCCTGTTGTCACCAAATCTGCGCTGCCGAAAAAGATCAATGATGCAAACAGCAATGAGCTTTCTCCGAGTTCCGAGAATTCAGGAAAACCTGAAATGGAGCCCAGTGAGAGACATTTGTATGCTATGAAACAAATGGAGAGGGTGGTCTATGAGTTTGAACTGGTTACAGAGGAGCAGTGTTCTGCCCAGGAACTGTGTGGGGCCCTAGTCCAGCATGTTCTCGCTCTGACAGACGCCAAGAGAAAAATACTAGAAAATCCTCAGCTGTACGTCAGAAGAAAACTGACCATGAAGGAAAAAGAGAAACGAGACTCTGACATTGTAAATCAAATGGCTAAAGCACCTGGCAAATTGGATCATGCCTCTATAGTGGCTTTTGAAGTGGGAGTCATGAAAAGGGATGAAAAGGAAATGGAGAATATCCCCCTCATTGAAACTGTGCAAGAACTGGATTCAGTTTCCGAGTCGGATGAGTGCCCCTCAACCTCGGTAACACTTTCTCCTACCCCAAAGAAAAAGTCATCACGTCCAAGAAAACTGTTTGCAAGGATAAAAAATCTGAGTGTAAATACTACTAACGGCCATACCTCCTCTAGTCTCGTCACCAGTCCCAAAAGTGCTTCTGTCTCCCCTAAAAAATTCTCATTCAAAAGGCCACGGTCAAGAACTGCGGAGGCCATGTCTCCTGGGAGTCCAGAACCTGTCTCTCCCCCAGAAATCCCCTCACCCTCATTAGTCAGTCCATTCAATCCATTTCCTGTTCCAGCACCACGTAGGAAACACCGCCAGAGTTCTCATGAGTCTTCTGTATGA